In a single window of the Streptomyces sp. NBC_00094 genome:
- a CDS encoding penicillin acylase family protein, producing the protein MHLRTRLKHLAISGAALAVVTATLPGAAAADSGDRGHRPSDRGLSAVIRYTEYGIPHIVARDYANLGFGTGWAQAADQVCVLADGFVTVNGERSRHFGPGAAPDGSLSSATTNLSSDLYFRGVKDAGTVEELLETPAPAGPSGDLKELMRGWAAGYNAWLRKNRVTDPVCAGADWVRPVSALDVARRGFAVSVLGGQGRAVDGINAARPPAAASALLAADREPGRISVPEADPGPDPGPDPEPDPEPDPERAAEAARALFAAENATMGSNAVAFSGATTADGRGLLLGNPHYPWQGGRRFWQSQQTIPGELNVSGASLLGTTVVNIGFNDKVAWSHTVATGVPLNLHQLTLAPGDPTSYLVDGRPERMTARTVTVPVKDGAPVTRTQWWTRYGPVVGGLGAQLPLPWTTTTAYALNDPNAANLRGSDTALGFGRARSTQDIADTLRRTQGLPWVNTIAADSAGHSYFSQSQVLPRITDELAQRCSTPLGRATYPASGVAVLDGSRSDCALGSDPDAVQPGVFGPARMPVLRDTPYVENSNDSAWLTHAERPLAGYERIFGTIGTQRSLRTRGGVEDVAAMAARGRLTVADLQRQQFANRAPAGDLAAADVAAACPVALPDDPEACRVIGAWDRTVDTESRGALFFDRFWRKFTGTVPPAEQWKVPFSAADPVRTPHTVNTAAPGFAKALRDAAAELRAAGIPLDAPLGSHQFVVRNGERIPVSGGTESLGIWNKTEPVWNATGGGYVEVAHGTSHVQAVGWDGSRCPVARTLLSYSQSSNPASPHYSDQTRLYAGERWVTSRFCEKDILRSPALRVVVVRG; encoded by the coding sequence TTGCACCTCCGCACCCGCCTGAAACACCTGGCGATCAGCGGCGCGGCCCTCGCCGTCGTCACCGCCACGCTGCCCGGCGCGGCGGCGGCCGACTCCGGGGACCGGGGCCACCGGCCGTCCGACCGGGGCCTGTCGGCCGTCATCCGGTACACCGAGTACGGCATCCCGCACATCGTGGCGAGGGACTACGCGAACCTGGGCTTCGGCACGGGCTGGGCGCAGGCCGCCGACCAGGTCTGCGTCCTCGCGGACGGCTTCGTGACCGTGAACGGCGAGCGCTCCCGGCACTTCGGTCCGGGAGCCGCCCCGGACGGTTCGCTCTCCTCGGCCACCACGAACCTCTCCAGCGATCTGTACTTCCGCGGCGTGAAGGACGCCGGAACGGTGGAGGAGCTGCTCGAGACGCCCGCTCCGGCCGGGCCGAGCGGCGACCTCAAGGAGCTGATGCGCGGCTGGGCGGCCGGCTACAACGCCTGGCTGCGGAAGAACCGGGTCACGGATCCCGTCTGCGCGGGCGCCGACTGGGTCCGGCCCGTGAGCGCGCTCGACGTGGCCCGGCGCGGCTTCGCCGTGTCGGTGCTCGGCGGGCAGGGCCGGGCCGTCGACGGCATCAACGCCGCCCGGCCGCCCGCGGCGGCCTCCGCTCTCCTGGCGGCCGATCGGGAACCCGGTCGGATTTCCGTTCCGGAAGCCGATCCGGGACCCGATCCGGGACCCGATCCGGAACCGGATCCGGAACCGGATCCGGAGCGCGCCGCCGAGGCCGCCCGTGCGCTGTTCGCCGCCGAGAACGCCACGATGGGCTCCAACGCCGTCGCGTTCTCCGGGGCCACGACGGCCGACGGGCGCGGGCTGCTCCTCGGCAATCCGCACTACCCCTGGCAGGGCGGCCGCCGGTTCTGGCAGTCGCAGCAGACCATCCCGGGCGAGCTGAACGTCTCGGGCGCCTCGCTGCTCGGCACGACGGTCGTCAACATCGGCTTCAACGACAAGGTGGCGTGGAGCCACACCGTCGCGACCGGAGTGCCCCTCAACCTCCACCAGTTGACGCTCGCCCCCGGCGACCCGACCTCCTACCTGGTGGACGGCCGACCGGAACGGATGACCGCGCGCACCGTGACCGTGCCGGTCAAGGACGGCGCCCCCGTCACCCGTACCCAGTGGTGGACCCGGTACGGGCCCGTCGTCGGCGGCCTCGGGGCGCAGCTCCCGCTGCCGTGGACCACCACGACGGCGTACGCGCTCAACGACCCCAACGCGGCCAACCTGCGCGGTTCCGACACCGCGCTCGGCTTCGGCAGGGCGCGCTCCACGCAGGACATCGCCGACACCCTGCGGCGGACGCAGGGGCTGCCGTGGGTCAACACGATCGCGGCCGACTCGGCGGGGCACTCCTACTTCAGCCAGTCGCAGGTGCTCCCCCGGATCACCGACGAGCTCGCCCAGCGCTGCTCCACCCCGCTCGGCCGGGCCACCTATCCGGCCTCGGGCGTCGCGGTCCTCGACGGCTCGCGCTCCGACTGCGCGCTCGGCTCCGACCCCGACGCGGTCCAGCCGGGAGTCTTCGGCCCGGCGCGGATGCCGGTGCTGCGGGACACCCCGTACGTCGAGAACTCCAACGACAGCGCCTGGCTGACCCACGCCGAGCGGCCGCTGGCCGGGTACGAGCGGATCTTCGGCACCATCGGCACCCAGCGCTCGCTGCGCACCCGGGGCGGTGTCGAGGACGTGGCGGCGATGGCGGCCCGGGGGCGGCTGACGGTGGCCGACCTCCAGCGCCAGCAGTTCGCCAACCGGGCTCCGGCCGGCGATCTGGCGGCGGCTGACGTGGCCGCGGCCTGCCCTGTGGCGCTGCCGGACGATCCCGAGGCCTGCCGGGTGATCGGGGCCTGGGACCGGACGGTGGACACGGAGAGCCGGGGCGCGCTGTTCTTCGACCGGTTCTGGCGGAAGTTCACCGGGACGGTGCCGCCGGCCGAACAGTGGAAGGTGCCGTTCTCCGCGGCCGATCCGGTCCGCACCCCGCACACGGTGAACACGGCGGCGCCGGGCTTCGCGAAGGCCCTGCGGGACGCGGCGGCGGAGCTGCGGGCGGCGGGGATCCCGCTGGACGCGCCGCTCGGCTCCCACCAGTTCGTCGTGCGGAACGGGGAGCGGATCCCGGTGAGCGGCGGGACCGAGTCGCTGGGGATCTGGAACAAGACCGAGCCCGTGTGGAACGCGACGGGCGGCGGTTACGTGGAGGTCGCGCACGGGACCAGCCATGTGCAGGCGGTGGGCTGGGACGGGAGCCGGTGCCCGGTGGCGCGCACCCTGCTCTCGTACTCCCAGTCCTCGAACCCCGCGTCGCCGCACTACAGCGACCAGACCCGCTTGTACGCGGGCGAGCGCTGGGTGACCTCCCGGTTCTGCGAGAAGGACATCCTGCGCTCGCCGGCGCTGCGGGTGGTGGTCGTCAGGGGCTGA
- a CDS encoding calcium:proton antiporter translates to MSSSTTAMTRHWTTWGPVVALIALGVAWGRDLPGFAVVLIALCLVAAVLAAVHHAEVVAHRVGEPYGSLVLAVAVTVIEVGLIVTLMAGGGEKTSTYARDTVFAAVMITCNGIVGLSLLVGALRNRVAVFNAEGSGGALATVCTLAVMTLVLPTFTTSEPGPEFSSAQLAFAAVASLCLYGVFVAVQTIRHRDYFLPVPRPGEESADEHADPPGKRETLVSLGLLLVALVAVVGNAKLVSPTIEDGVESAGLPKAVVGVVIALMVLLPETLAAVRAARRDRMQTSLNLAYGSAIASIGLTIPAIALASIWLSGPLVLGLGPVHMVLLALTGVVSALTVVPGRATLLQGGVHLVIFAAFVFLSLSP, encoded by the coding sequence ATGAGTTCGAGCACGACGGCGATGACACGGCACTGGACCACCTGGGGGCCGGTGGTGGCGCTGATTGCGCTCGGCGTGGCCTGGGGGCGTGACCTCCCCGGCTTCGCTGTCGTGCTCATCGCGCTCTGCCTCGTCGCCGCCGTCCTCGCGGCGGTCCACCACGCGGAGGTGGTCGCCCACCGCGTCGGCGAACCCTACGGCTCGCTCGTCCTCGCCGTCGCCGTCACCGTCATCGAGGTCGGACTCATCGTCACCCTCATGGCGGGAGGCGGCGAGAAGACCTCTACCTACGCCCGCGACACCGTCTTCGCCGCCGTCATGATCACCTGCAACGGCATCGTCGGCCTCTCCCTCCTCGTCGGCGCGCTCCGCAACCGCGTCGCGGTCTTCAACGCCGAGGGCTCCGGCGGCGCGCTCGCCACCGTCTGCACCCTCGCCGTGATGACGCTCGTCCTGCCGACCTTCACCACGAGTGAGCCGGGCCCCGAGTTCTCCTCCGCGCAGCTCGCCTTCGCCGCCGTCGCCTCCCTCTGTCTGTACGGCGTGTTCGTCGCCGTCCAGACCATCCGGCACCGCGACTACTTCCTCCCCGTGCCCCGGCCGGGCGAGGAGTCGGCGGACGAGCACGCCGACCCGCCGGGCAAGCGCGAGACCCTGGTCAGCCTCGGCCTGCTGCTCGTCGCCCTCGTCGCCGTCGTCGGCAACGCCAAGCTCGTCTCGCCCACCATCGAGGACGGCGTCGAGTCGGCGGGACTGCCCAAGGCGGTCGTCGGTGTCGTCATCGCACTGATGGTGCTGCTGCCCGAGACCCTCGCCGCCGTCCGCGCGGCCCGCCGGGACCGCATGCAGACCAGCCTCAACCTCGCCTACGGCTCCGCGATCGCCAGCATCGGCCTGACGATTCCGGCGATCGCGCTCGCCTCGATCTGGCTGTCCGGGCCCCTCGTGCTGGGCCTGGGGCCGGTCCACATGGTCCTGCTCGCCCTCACCGGCGTGGTGAGCGCCCTGACCGTGGTGCCCGGACGGGCCACGCTCCTCCAGGGCGGCGTCCATCTCGTGATCTTCGCCGCCTTCGTGTTCCTCTCGCTCAGCCCCTGA
- a CDS encoding phospholipase D-like domain-containing protein, translating into MRIRTLAALALSVITAAAVSMPGASSAAVSAPPLTGAPEAQAAAAVSPPLEAVFNNPLPTGTAGYDRAIEKRLLELIGTATPASSIRVSLYTMEDRQIADALINAQANGTDVRVLSERCPWVKGVTDRCAAPLHPEVSHLAQGLGNAPDGTPRVVLCKQGCMQNKDINHDKFWLFSALNDGRTNVAVQSSHNLAANTAGFADNMVISSNDVQIYQGYEHTWNTMRANELANKSNGLWTEVDAQGAGDFSGHAGTVAGWRYPRNAVVNGVMNDPVARSISALDCSTGPEVHIAMSSWGGRAEVDKALAAKVDDPGAGGKRCKFRIVTAGSPELAEKLEPDAAHPNRDVQMWAVTTNSLNGASGGVHSKYVLLSWDDADGTAHRVVHTGSDNFNDAAVQLADETGLRITDSGIYNAFKSNWEQLRRQNDLTANKLTDIPFLYNYANKTTMPLTFGTTEFGTFRDPKRSPAAGSPTVPRKAVKGDVNGDGVLDIVNLNDEGINATTGKMTFSLETFLGKPDGRYSTGTKSWTANSDWGWYSSMRLTSGDYNGDGRDDVAALYTYAGTGDAWKFLTFLANPDGTFSGPRTAFESKGGWALTSRMQFVSGKFDSDLRDDISVLSSADGLGLHTFTAKADGTFNAPAGSWHVTNTGAGYWGSADRTTIVSGNFDGQGGDDIAALYDYADGAVGLHTFTSQADGGFNSPVGSWKELNTPNLWGSADRMKLTTGDFDGDGRDDVASLYGFTTPVPPATNPPMAVHIFGTRADGKFNAPFRGWYNNEDALVWASIQLPAS; encoded by the coding sequence TTGAGAATCAGAACACTTGCCGCGCTGGCGCTGAGCGTCATCACCGCCGCTGCCGTGTCGATGCCCGGTGCGTCGTCCGCCGCGGTCAGCGCCCCGCCCCTCACAGGAGCCCCCGAGGCTCAAGCCGCCGCCGCGGTGTCGCCACCGCTGGAGGCGGTGTTCAACAATCCCCTTCCCACCGGCACCGCGGGCTACGACCGGGCCATCGAGAAGCGACTCCTGGAGCTGATCGGCACGGCCACCCCCGCATCCAGCATCAGGGTGTCCTTATACACGATGGAAGACCGGCAGATCGCCGACGCACTCATCAACGCCCAGGCCAACGGCACCGACGTACGTGTCCTCAGCGAACGCTGCCCGTGGGTGAAGGGCGTGACCGACCGTTGCGCCGCCCCACTCCACCCGGAGGTCAGCCATCTGGCGCAGGGGCTCGGCAACGCCCCGGACGGCACGCCGCGCGTGGTCCTCTGCAAGCAGGGCTGCATGCAGAACAAGGACATCAACCACGACAAGTTCTGGCTGTTCAGCGCCCTGAACGACGGCCGGACGAACGTCGCGGTCCAGTCCTCGCACAACCTGGCGGCCAACACCGCCGGGTTCGCGGACAACATGGTCATCAGCTCGAATGACGTGCAGATATACCAGGGTTACGAGCACACCTGGAACACCATGCGGGCGAACGAACTCGCCAACAAGAGCAATGGCCTCTGGACGGAGGTCGACGCCCAGGGGGCGGGCGACTTCAGCGGACACGCAGGCACGGTCGCGGGGTGGCGTTACCCGCGGAACGCCGTGGTCAACGGTGTGATGAACGACCCGGTGGCCAGGAGCATCTCGGCTCTCGACTGCTCCACCGGCCCGGAAGTCCACATCGCGATGTCCTCGTGGGGCGGTCGCGCCGAGGTGGACAAGGCTCTCGCCGCCAAGGTCGACGACCCCGGCGCCGGCGGCAAGCGGTGCAAGTTCAGGATCGTGACGGCCGGCAGCCCCGAGCTCGCGGAGAAACTGGAGCCGGACGCGGCCCACCCGAACCGGGACGTCCAGATGTGGGCGGTCACGACGAACAGTCTCAACGGGGCATCAGGCGGAGTGCACTCCAAGTACGTGCTCCTGTCCTGGGACGACGCCGACGGAACAGCTCACCGCGTGGTCCACACCGGCTCCGACAACTTCAACGACGCCGCCGTCCAGTTGGCCGACGAGACAGGTCTGCGGATCACGGATTCCGGAATCTACAACGCCTTCAAGTCCAACTGGGAGCAGCTGCGCAGGCAGAACGACCTGACCGCGAACAAGCTGACGGACATCCCGTTCCTCTACAACTACGCCAACAAGACGACCATGCCGCTCACGTTCGGGACGACCGAGTTCGGCACGTTCCGCGACCCCAAGCGCTCCCCTGCGGCCGGCAGCCCCACGGTGCCCCGCAAGGCCGTCAAGGGCGACGTCAACGGCGACGGCGTGCTCGACATCGTCAACCTCAACGACGAGGGCATCAACGCCACCACCGGCAAGATGACGTTCTCCCTGGAGACCTTCCTCGGCAAGCCCGACGGTCGCTACTCCACGGGCACCAAGTCCTGGACCGCGAACTCCGACTGGGGCTGGTACAGCAGCATGCGCCTCACCAGCGGCGACTACAACGGTGACGGGCGGGACGACGTCGCCGCGCTCTACACGTACGCGGGCACCGGCGACGCATGGAAGTTCCTCACGTTCCTCGCCAACCCGGACGGCACCTTCTCGGGACCTCGGACCGCGTTCGAGAGCAAGGGCGGCTGGGCCCTGACGAGCCGGATGCAGTTCGTGAGCGGGAAGTTCGACTCCGATCTCCGCGACGACATCTCGGTCCTGTCCTCCGCCGACGGGCTCGGCCTCCACACGTTCACCGCCAAGGCGGACGGCACCTTCAACGCCCCCGCCGGCTCCTGGCACGTGACCAACACGGGAGCCGGATACTGGGGCTCGGCGGACCGGACGACGATCGTCAGCGGCAACTTCGACGGCCAGGGTGGCGACGACATCGCGGCCCTGTACGACTACGCGGACGGCGCTGTAGGCCTGCACACCTTCACCTCGCAGGCCGACGGCGGGTTCAACAGTCCCGTGGGCTCGTGGAAGGAGCTCAACACGCCGAATCTCTGGGGCTCCGCCGACCGGATGAAGCTGACCACCGGCGACTTCGACGGTGACGGGCGCGACGATGTCGCCTCCCTCTACGGGTTCACCACACCGGTCCCACCGGCCACGAACCCCCCCATGGCTGTGCACATCTTCGGCACACGAGCGGACGGCAAGTTCAACGCGCCGTTCCGTGGCTGGTACAACAACGAGGATGCGTTGGTGTGGGCGTCTATCCAACTGCCGGCGTCCTGA
- a CDS encoding acyl-CoA synthetase gives MSQGATGFWAQAAADPGRTVLVAPDGEEWTAGRLHTEANRLVHGLRAAGLERGDAFAVVLPNGPEFFTAHLAATQAGFYLVPVNHHFVGPEIAWIVADSGAKVLLTHERFAEAATLAADEAGLAPTHRYAVGTVPGFRPYAELLDGQDGSAPDDRTLGWVMNYTSGTTGRPRGIRRPLSGKLPEETHLGGFLGIFGIRPADGNVHLVCSPLYHTAVLQFAAAALHIGHPLVLMDRWTPEEMLRLIDRYACTHTHMVPTQFHRLLSLPEETRERYDVSSMRHAIHGAAPCPEHVKRAMIDWWGRCVEEYYAASEGGGAFATAEEWLKRPGTVGRAWPISELAVFDDDGKRLPPGEVGTVYLKMNTGGFRYHKDEAKTAKNRIGDFFTVGDLGVLDEDGYLFLRDRKIDMIISGGVNIYPAEIEAALLTHPAVADAAAFGIPHADWGEEVKAVVEAAEGYEAGPALADEILTHCADRLAGFKRPKTVDFVTTMPRDPNGKLYKRRLRDPYWEGRERPV, from the coding sequence ATGAGCCAGGGAGCCACCGGATTCTGGGCCCAGGCCGCCGCCGACCCCGGCCGTACGGTGCTCGTCGCCCCCGACGGCGAGGAGTGGACCGCCGGCCGGCTGCACACCGAGGCCAACCGGCTCGTCCACGGGCTGCGCGCCGCCGGACTCGAACGGGGCGACGCCTTCGCCGTCGTCCTGCCCAACGGCCCCGAGTTCTTCACCGCCCATCTCGCCGCCACCCAGGCCGGGTTCTACCTGGTCCCCGTCAACCACCACTTCGTCGGCCCCGAGATCGCCTGGATCGTCGCCGACTCCGGCGCCAAGGTCCTGCTGACCCACGAGCGTTTCGCCGAGGCGGCGACCCTCGCCGCCGACGAGGCAGGACTCGCCCCCACCCACCGCTACGCCGTCGGCACGGTTCCCGGCTTCCGCCCGTACGCCGAACTCCTCGACGGCCAGGACGGCTCCGCGCCCGACGACCGCACCCTCGGCTGGGTCATGAACTACACCTCGGGGACGACCGGACGGCCCCGGGGCATCCGCCGCCCGCTGTCCGGGAAGCTCCCCGAGGAGACCCATCTCGGCGGCTTCCTGGGCATCTTCGGCATCCGGCCGGCCGACGGCAACGTCCATCTCGTCTGCTCGCCGCTCTACCACACCGCCGTGCTCCAGTTCGCCGCCGCAGCCCTGCACATCGGGCACCCGCTCGTCCTCATGGACCGGTGGACGCCGGAGGAGATGCTCCGGCTGATCGACCGGTACGCCTGCACCCACACCCACATGGTCCCCACCCAGTTCCACCGGCTGCTCTCCCTCCCCGAGGAGACACGGGAGCGGTACGACGTCTCCTCCATGCGCCACGCCATCCACGGCGCCGCGCCCTGCCCCGAGCACGTCAAGCGGGCGATGATCGACTGGTGGGGCCGGTGCGTCGAGGAGTACTACGCGGCCAGCGAGGGCGGCGGTGCCTTCGCCACCGCGGAGGAGTGGCTGAAGAGGCCCGGCACGGTCGGCAGGGCCTGGCCCATCAGCGAGCTCGCCGTCTTCGACGACGACGGGAAGCGCCTGCCGCCCGGCGAAGTCGGCACCGTCTACCTGAAGATGAACACCGGCGGTTTCCGGTACCACAAGGACGAGGCGAAGACGGCGAAGAACCGCATCGGCGACTTCTTCACCGTCGGCGACCTCGGTGTCCTCGACGAGGACGGCTACCTCTTCCTCCGCGACCGCAAGATCGACATGATCATCTCGGGTGGGGTCAACATCTACCCCGCCGAGATCGAGGCCGCCCTCCTCACCCACCCCGCGGTCGCGGACGCCGCCGCCTTCGGCATCCCGCACGCCGACTGGGGCGAGGAGGTCAAGGCCGTCGTCGAGGCGGCCGAGGGGTACGAGGCGGGTCCCGCGCTCGCCGACGAGATCCTGACCCACTGTGCCGACCGCCTCGCCGGATTCAAGCGCCCCAAGACGGTCGACTTCGTCACCACCATGCCCCGCGACCCCAACGGCAAGCTGTACAAGCGCCGTCTCCGCGACCCGTACTGGGAAGGCCGCGAGCGCCCGGTCTAG
- a CDS encoding nitronate monooxygenase family protein: MKTELSRTLGIEHAIFGFTPFPAVAAALTRAGGFGVLGAVRYTAPDDLARDLDWMQEHTDGLPYGLDVVMPAKKVEGVSEADVEAMIPEEHRAFVRATLAKHGVPELAEGEASGWRITGWMEQVARGQLDVAFDYPIKLLANALGSPPPDVVARAHDHGVLVAALAGSARHARHHADAGIDVVVAQGYEAGGHTGEIASMVLTPEVVEAVNPLPVLAAGGIGSGEQIAAGLALGAQGVWLGSIWLTTTEADLHSRALTAKLLAAGSGDTVRSRALTGKPARQLRTEWTDAWDDPAGPGPLPMPLQGLLVAEAVSRIQKYEVDPLLGTPVGQIVGRMNSERSVQQVVDELTRGFEKAVDRINRIAGRSEA, encoded by the coding sequence ATGAAGACGGAGCTGAGTCGCACCCTGGGGATCGAGCACGCCATCTTCGGCTTCACGCCCTTCCCCGCGGTGGCCGCCGCCCTCACCAGAGCCGGCGGATTCGGAGTTCTCGGCGCGGTCCGCTACACCGCGCCCGACGACCTCGCCCGCGACCTCGACTGGATGCAGGAGCACACCGACGGGCTGCCCTACGGGCTCGACGTCGTGATGCCCGCGAAGAAGGTCGAGGGCGTGAGTGAGGCGGACGTCGAAGCCATGATCCCCGAGGAGCACCGCGCGTTCGTCCGCGCGACCCTCGCCAAACACGGCGTGCCCGAGCTCGCCGAGGGCGAGGCCTCCGGCTGGCGGATCACCGGCTGGATGGAGCAGGTCGCCCGCGGCCAGCTCGACGTCGCCTTCGACTACCCGATCAAACTCCTGGCCAACGCCCTCGGCTCCCCGCCCCCGGACGTCGTCGCCCGCGCCCACGACCACGGGGTCCTGGTCGCGGCCCTCGCGGGCAGCGCCCGCCACGCCCGCCACCACGCCGACGCCGGCATCGACGTCGTCGTCGCGCAGGGGTACGAGGCCGGCGGCCACACCGGCGAGATCGCCTCCATGGTCCTCACCCCCGAGGTCGTCGAAGCGGTGAACCCGCTGCCCGTCCTCGCTGCCGGAGGCATCGGCAGCGGAGAACAGATCGCCGCCGGACTCGCCCTCGGCGCCCAGGGCGTCTGGCTCGGCTCGATCTGGCTCACCACCACCGAGGCCGACCTGCACTCGCGCGCCCTGACCGCCAAACTGCTTGCTGCCGGTTCCGGCGACACCGTCCGCTCCCGCGCGCTGACCGGCAAGCCCGCCCGCCAGCTCCGTACCGAGTGGACCGACGCCTGGGACGACCCGGCGGGCCCGGGCCCGCTCCCCATGCCGCTTCAGGGACTTCTCGTCGCCGAGGCCGTCTCCCGTATCCAGAAGTACGAGGTCGACCCGCTCCTCGGCACGCCCGTCGGTCAGATCGTCGGCCGTATGAACTCCGAGCGCAGCGTCCAGCAGGTCGTCGACGAGCTCACCCGGGGCTTCGAGAAGGCCGTCGACCGCATCAACCGCATCGCGGGACGGAGCGAGGCATGA
- a CDS encoding serine hydrolase, producing the protein MTEDAARDGALSRRGFGGGVLALGGAVMIGSVPGAAAAPGPERAGPRASGGAGSWTAVAARRTTLRRGSAERAGLLSAHLDGLVTDAETFLVPSPTHPWYAGAVLLAGRGGTVALHRPIGSAVRYSAYDEKTDTGVELPPGERIPMTEDTVFDLASVSKLFTSILAVQQIERGTLDLEAKVTTYLPEFGGGGKQDVTVRQLLTHTSGFRSWIPLYREPTREGKLLLIWNEVPAHPPGSAYLYSDLNLISLQLILEEITARGLDTLLHDEITAPLGMHRTRFNPPLSWRPEIAATEDARRPWSGLDRGMVWGEVHDENAYGLGGVAGHAGIFSRAWDLAILARTLLNGGAYGRARILSPESVDLMFTDFNTAFPGDEHGLGFELYQHWYMGAMATPRTAGHTGFTGTSLVLDPSTDAFLIVLGNSVHPVRSWRSGSAPRVAAADRLARAVPVRRDRAGTSPEPSASAESGRPPWFSGMTSGATGTLTLPAVPGAARLECALWWDTEPGADAAHLEASTDGGATWTPLPFVTVRTGEEPRPHPSGTADGWSGRVWHTLTAEVPGRDTVPVRLRWRYATDKRYAGRGVYVDRMRVLDAAGRPLFDEARPADRSRIEAVGWTPSAD; encoded by the coding sequence ATGACGGAGGATGCGGCACGAGACGGAGCACTGAGCCGCCGCGGGTTCGGCGGCGGCGTACTGGCCCTGGGAGGCGCGGTGATGATCGGTTCTGTGCCCGGGGCCGCGGCGGCGCCGGGCCCGGAGAGGGCGGGTCCCCGGGCTTCCGGTGGGGCGGGCTCCTGGACCGCGGTGGCGGCGCGGCGGACCACACTGCGGCGCGGGTCGGCCGAGCGGGCCGGGCTGCTCTCCGCGCACCTGGACGGACTGGTCACGGACGCCGAGACGTTCCTCGTCCCCTCCCCCACGCACCCCTGGTACGCGGGGGCGGTCCTGCTCGCCGGGCGCGGCGGGACCGTCGCCCTGCACCGGCCGATCGGCTCGGCGGTGCGGTACTCGGCGTACGACGAGAAGACGGACACCGGGGTCGAGTTGCCGCCCGGGGAGCGAATTCCGATGACCGAGGACACCGTCTTCGACCTGGCGTCCGTCTCCAAGCTGTTCACCTCGATCCTGGCAGTGCAGCAGATCGAGCGCGGGACGCTCGATCTGGAGGCGAAGGTCACCACGTACCTCCCGGAGTTCGGGGGCGGGGGGAAGCAGGACGTCACGGTCCGTCAGCTGCTCACGCACACCTCGGGGTTCCGGTCCTGGATCCCGCTGTACCGGGAGCCGACCCGGGAGGGGAAGCTGCTGCTGATCTGGAACGAGGTCCCGGCCCACCCGCCGGGCTCCGCGTACCTCTACTCGGACCTCAACCTGATCTCGCTGCAGCTGATCCTGGAGGAGATCACCGCTCGCGGTCTCGACACCCTGCTCCACGACGAGATCACCGCTCCACTCGGGATGCACCGCACTCGTTTCAATCCACCGCTCTCGTGGCGGCCGGAGATCGCCGCGACCGAGGACGCCCGGCGCCCCTGGTCGGGGCTGGACCGGGGCATGGTGTGGGGCGAGGTCCACGACGAGAACGCCTACGGTCTGGGCGGGGTCGCCGGCCACGCCGGGATCTTCTCGCGCGCCTGGGACCTCGCGATCCTGGCCCGCACCCTCCTCAACGGCGGGGCGTACGGCCGGGCGCGCATCCTCTCCCCCGAGTCCGTGGACCTGATGTTCACCGACTTCAACACCGCCTTCCCCGGCGACGAGCACGGACTGGGCTTCGAGCTCTACCAGCACTGGTACATGGGCGCGATGGCCACGCCCCGCACCGCCGGCCACACCGGATTCACCGGCACCAGCCTCGTCCTGGACCCGTCGACCGACGCGTTCCTCATCGTCCTCGGCAACTCCGTGCACCCCGTGCGTTCCTGGCGGTCCGGCTCCGCGCCGCGCGTCGCCGCGGCGGACCGGCTGGCCAGGGCCGTGCCGGTGCGGCGGGACCGTGCGGGTACCTCGCCCGAGCCCTCGGCTTCGGCCGAGAGCGGAAGGCCCCCCTGGTTCTCCGGCATGACGAGCGGAGCCACCGGCACGCTCACCCTGCCCGCCGTACCCGGCGCGGCACGGCTGGAGTGCGCCCTGTGGTGGGACACCGAGCCGGGCGCGGACGCCGCGCACCTGGAGGCCTCCACGGACGGCGGGGCGACCTGGACGCCGCTGCCGTTCGTCACCGTACGGACGGGAGAAGAGCCCAGGCCCCACCCCTCGGGGACGGCGGACGGCTGGTCCGGGCGGGTCTGGCACACACTGACGGCGGAGGTACCCGGGCGGGACACCGTGCCCGTACGGCTGCGCTGGCGGTACGCGACGGACAAGCGGTACGCCGGACGAGGGGTGTACGTGGACCGGATGCGGGTCCTGGACGCCGCCGGGCGGCCGCTCTTCGACGAGGCCAGGCCGGCGGACCGGTCCCGTATCGAGGCGGTGGGGTGGACGCCCTCCGCCGACTGA